In the Opitutaceae bacterium genome, one interval contains:
- a CDS encoding TfoX/Sxy family protein, producing MACNEHLAARVLRTFRNTPGFEERRMFGGVGCLIHGNMACGVLNDDLIVRVGPDFYEECLAMPHVREFDITGRSMKGWVMVGPEGTVTPSQLKAWVERGRSFARTLPPKS from the coding sequence ATGGCCTGCAACGAACACCTTGCCGCGCGCGTGCTTCGCACCTTCCGGAACACGCCCGGTTTTGAAGAACGCCGCATGTTCGGTGGCGTCGGGTGCCTCATCCACGGCAATATGGCCTGCGGGGTTCTCAACGATGACCTCATCGTCAGGGTGGGACCCGATTTCTACGAGGAGTGCCTGGCCATGCCCCATGTCCGGGAGTTCGACATCACGGGTCGGTCCATGAAGGGATGGGTGATGGTCGGCCCAGAGGGAACCGTTACCCCGTCTCAACTCAAGGCCTGGGTCGAACGTGGCCGAAGTTTCGCCCGGACGCTTCCGCCCAAGAGCTGA
- a CDS encoding SulP family inorganic anion transporter, protein MSWDFPFRPKLWDSLRGYNRRMFQADLTAGLTVGVVALPLAMAFGIASGVTPEAGIYTAIIAGFLISFFGGSRLQIGGPTGAFVVIVYGIITQYGLPNLLICTMMAGVILVIMGACRMGSIIKFIPYPVTMGFTNGIAVLILSTQIKDFLGLQIESLPGEFIPRMASLGRHLDSINWLTTAVAVSGVVLIKLWPRSWGRRLPGSFAVLVLGTAAVALFNLPLETIGTRFGGIPASLPAFAFPEVEWSQMRDLVRPATVIALLAAIESLLSAVVADGMSEDHHDSNQELIAQGIANFCTPLFGGIPATGAIARTATNIRNGAVSPISGMIHALTLLGIILIAAPVAKDIPLAVLSSVLVVVAVNMGEWREFRRLFHYPKSDGAVFVTTFGLTVVFDLTLAIEVGMILAAILFIKRISETTEIEAVSEHTETEGALHSIVGRDVPPGVQVYRVHGALFFGAARKLEAALERGGQQPRVLILRMRTVLTLDSTAINAIEGLIIRLKRKHVVLVLSGTPPGPTEMMRRSGLLDQIGLENVVPNIEAALDRAREILGASASSRPA, encoded by the coding sequence ATGAGTTGGGACTTTCCCTTCCGCCCCAAGTTGTGGGATTCACTCCGTGGATACAACCGACGGATGTTCCAGGCCGATCTGACCGCCGGACTGACGGTCGGGGTCGTGGCCCTGCCGCTTGCCATGGCTTTCGGGATCGCCAGCGGGGTCACCCCCGAGGCGGGGATCTATACCGCGATCATCGCGGGATTTCTCATCTCCTTCTTCGGCGGGTCGCGCCTGCAGATCGGCGGGCCGACCGGGGCCTTCGTGGTCATTGTCTACGGCATCATCACTCAGTATGGCCTGCCCAATCTTCTGATCTGCACGATGATGGCCGGAGTCATCCTTGTCATCATGGGTGCCTGCCGGATGGGCTCGATCATCAAGTTCATTCCCTATCCCGTGACAATGGGATTCACCAACGGGATTGCCGTCCTCATCCTCTCGACCCAGATCAAGGATTTTCTCGGACTTCAGATCGAGAGCCTGCCGGGCGAGTTCATCCCGCGCATGGCGTCACTGGGCCGACATCTGGATTCGATCAACTGGCTGACCACTGCGGTGGCGGTGAGCGGGGTGGTCCTGATCAAACTCTGGCCCCGATCGTGGGGGCGCCGGCTTCCCGGCTCCTTTGCGGTTCTGGTTCTGGGGACCGCCGCGGTGGCCCTCTTCAATCTGCCGCTCGAGACGATCGGAACCCGATTCGGCGGCATTCCCGCGTCACTTCCCGCCTTTGCCTTTCCCGAGGTCGAATGGTCGCAGATGCGCGACCTGGTCCGTCCGGCCACCGTGATCGCCTTGCTCGCCGCCATCGAGTCGCTTCTTTCGGCCGTGGTGGCGGACGGCATGTCGGAAGATCACCACGATTCCAATCAGGAGCTGATTGCCCAGGGGATCGCCAACTTCTGCACTCCGCTTTTCGGGGGCATTCCCGCGACCGGCGCCATCGCCCGCACGGCCACGAATATCCGCAATGGGGCCGTCTCACCGATTTCGGGAATGATTCATGCCCTGACCCTGCTGGGCATCATTCTGATAGCCGCACCGGTGGCCAAGGACATCCCGCTGGCGGTACTCAGTTCGGTCCTGGTCGTGGTCGCGGTCAATATGGGAGAGTGGCGCGAGTTCCGCCGGCTCTTTCATTACCCGAAAAGTGACGGTGCGGTCTTTGTCACCACTTTCGGCCTGACCGTCGTCTTCGACCTGACCCTCGCCATCGAGGTGGGGATGATCCTCGCGGCCATTCTCTTCATCAAACGCATCTCGGAAACGACGGAGATCGAGGCGGTCAGCGAGCATACCGAAACCGAGGGGGCATTGCATTCCATTGTGGGACGCGACGTACCTCCCGGAGTCCAGGTCTACCGGGTGCACGGCGCGCTCTTCTTCGGAGCTGCCCGAAAACTGGAGGCCGCGCTCGAACGCGGAGGGCAGCAGCCCCGGGTCCTCATCCTGCGCATGCGGACGGTCCTGACCCTGGACTCCACCGCGATCAATGCGATCGAGGGCCTGATCATCCGCCTGAAGCGCAAGCACGTTGTCCTGGTCCTGAGCGGCACCCCGCCGGGGCCGACCGAGATGATGCGGCGATCCGGACTGCTCGATCAGATCGGTCTGGAGAACGTCGTCCCGAATATCGAGGCCGCCCTCGATCGGGCGCGGGAGATACTCGGGGCATCCGCAAGCTCCAGGCCGGCCTGA
- a CDS encoding tyrosine-type recombinase/integrase has protein sequence MKRKSADDPPVEPLAAWDRDWAEPFLEFVARERRLSVYTVRNYRQAVREFGRWLATDGDSTRSPGEVDGRMIRDYLIEAQRRISRRTLHNRVSALRSFYRYWRRQGRLSSNPLTGVVLPRLERSLPKFLTEGQMLALLGGPGRLLENGTIDPFTAWRDRLVLELLYGGGLRVSELIGLDYGQIDVASGVARVLGKGRKVRLCPLGRIATAVFVRFRDEYAAQTSPKDPVVINSRHERFSVRSIQLLLKKYLALADLPADLTPHKIRHSYATHLLDNGADLRLVQDLLGHASLSTTQIYTHVSVTRLQEAHRLAHPRA, from the coding sequence TTGAAGAGAAAATCGGCAGACGACCCTCCGGTGGAACCCCTGGCAGCCTGGGATCGGGACTGGGCGGAGCCGTTTCTTGAATTCGTCGCCCGGGAACGGCGTCTCTCGGTTTACACGGTTCGCAACTACCGGCAGGCGGTTCGGGAGTTCGGGCGGTGGCTCGCGACGGATGGCGATTCCACCCGATCGCCCGGGGAAGTTGATGGCCGGATGATCCGCGACTACCTGATCGAAGCCCAGCGCAGGATTTCCCGGCGAACACTGCACAATCGGGTTTCAGCTCTGCGCTCGTTTTACCGTTACTGGAGGCGCCAGGGACGCCTCTCGTCGAATCCCCTGACGGGAGTGGTGCTGCCGCGACTTGAACGTTCCCTGCCGAAATTCCTGACCGAAGGGCAGATGCTGGCCCTGCTCGGTGGGCCGGGCCGACTGCTCGAGAACGGGACCATCGATCCGTTCACCGCCTGGCGGGACCGCCTCGTTCTCGAGTTGCTTTATGGCGGCGGCTTGCGGGTCAGTGAACTGATCGGGCTCGACTATGGACAGATCGATGTGGCCTCCGGGGTGGCCCGGGTCCTGGGCAAGGGCAGGAAAGTGCGACTTTGTCCTCTCGGTCGGATCGCCACCGCCGTATTCGTCCGCTTCCGCGATGAATACGCGGCTCAAACCTCCCCGAAGGACCCGGTTGTCATCAATTCCCGGCATGAACGTTTCAGCGTTCGTTCCATCCAGTTGCTCCTGAAGAAGTACCTGGCCCTGGCCGATCTCCCGGCCGACCTCACCCCGCACAAGATCCGCCACTCCTACGCCACCCACCTGCTCGACAACGGTGCGGACCTGCGCCTGGTCCAGGATCTGTTGGGTCATGCCAGCCTCTCGACCACCCAGATCTATACCCACGTCAGCGTGACCCGCCTGCAGGAGGCGCACCGTCTGGCCCATCCGAGGGCCTGA
- a CDS encoding MazG family protein, with amino-acid sequence MSHVDALRNTVARLRAPDGCPWDREQDHRSLRICLIEECCELLDTIDRLDFNHMREELGDVLLQVIFHAQLAEEEGRFDLEAVAAEINEKLIRRHPHVFGDNRLETSEQVLHQWDLIKAGEKGNGATITPDPLFKDLPPPLPALLQAMEVIKQIRKKSIAANGVIDQAGIARIAEGLTAEEAGRRLFEIAAACREVGVDPESALRDHVRGVVTRLTERHQESPS; translated from the coding sequence ATGAGTCATGTCGACGCCTTGCGCAACACAGTGGCCCGGCTGCGGGCGCCGGACGGATGTCCCTGGGATCGTGAGCAGGATCACCGGAGCCTGCGCATCTGTCTGATCGAGGAATGCTGTGAGCTGCTCGACACGATCGACCGTCTGGATTTCAACCACATGCGCGAGGAATTGGGTGACGTTCTGCTCCAGGTCATTTTCCACGCCCAGTTGGCTGAGGAGGAAGGACGCTTCGATCTGGAAGCCGTGGCGGCGGAGATCAATGAGAAGCTGATCCGACGGCACCCCCATGTCTTCGGTGATAATCGCCTGGAGACGAGTGAACAGGTTCTGCATCAATGGGATCTGATCAAGGCGGGTGAGAAGGGCAACGGGGCGACCATCACGCCCGATCCCCTGTTCAAGGATCTGCCGCCGCCGCTTCCGGCTCTGCTTCAGGCGATGGAGGTGATCAAACAGATCCGCAAGAAATCGATAGCCGCCAATGGTGTGATCGATCAGGCAGGCATTGCCCGGATCGCGGAGGGACTTACCGCCGAAGAGGCGGGTCGGCGGCTTTTCGAAATCGCCGCGGCCTGCCGGGAGGTGGGCGTTGATCCCGAATCCGCGCTGCGGGATCATGTTCGGGGTGTGGTCACCAGACTGACCGAGCGGCACCAGGAATCCCCATCTTGA
- the trpC gene encoding indole-3-glycerol phosphate synthase TrpC produces the protein MDKLFEIMAAKRLEIAGRIRAVSARELEDAGRRVALRPSFLQALGHPDELAVIAEIKRRSPSAGEIAAHASAVDQADAYARAHADAISILTDTRYFGGSLDDLSTVVEHLDTAGALVPCLRKDFMVHPIQILEAARAGASAILIIVRALEDDAIKELFDAATRAGLDSLFEVHSEPEIERALAAGARIIGVNNRDLTVFKTDLALSERLLPKIPGDVVRISESGIFTEADAARVRAAGADAILVGEALMRAPSPADLVAAFHRAGRH, from the coding sequence GTGGACAAACTCTTTGAGATTATGGCAGCCAAGCGTCTGGAGATCGCCGGAAGAATCCGGGCGGTTTCAGCCCGGGAACTTGAGGATGCCGGTCGGCGGGTCGCGCTCCGCCCCTCCTTCCTGCAGGCCCTCGGCCACCCGGATGAACTGGCGGTCATCGCCGAAATCAAGAGACGCTCGCCCTCCGCCGGCGAGATCGCTGCCCATGCCTCCGCCGTGGACCAGGCGGACGCCTATGCCCGGGCCCACGCCGATGCCATCTCCATCCTGACCGACACCCGTTACTTCGGCGGCTCTCTCGATGACCTATCGACGGTGGTCGAGCATCTGGATACAGCCGGAGCCCTCGTCCCCTGTCTGCGCAAGGACTTCATGGTACATCCGATCCAGATCCTCGAGGCCGCCCGGGCGGGGGCCAGTGCCATCCTGATCATTGTGCGGGCACTTGAGGACGATGCGATCAAGGAACTCTTTGATGCGGCCACCCGCGCCGGTTTGGACAGTCTCTTCGAAGTGCACAGCGAGCCGGAAATCGAACGCGCGCTGGCCGCCGGAGCCCGGATCATCGGGGTCAACAATCGCGACCTGACCGTTTTCAAGACGGACCTGGCCCTGTCCGAGCGACTGCTTCCCAAGATACCGGGCGATGTGGTTCGAATCAGTGAGAGCGGCATTTTCACCGAGGCCGACGCCGCCCGGGTTCGGGCCGCCGGAGCCGATGCCATTCTCGTCGGCGAGGCACTGATGCGCGCGCCTTCACCGGCTGACCTTGTCGCGGCGTTCCACCGGGCCGGTCGCCACTGA